The Gordonia terrae genome contains the following window.
GCCCTGGCCACCGCCGTCGGCGGTGTGTGGTGGATACGGCGACGCCTGCTGCGGCAGACCGGCGGCCTGGCGCCCGCGGAACTGCGGTTGATGTACGACCATCACGACGCCGTGCTCCGGTCGGTGCGGGAGGGATTGGTGGTCGTGGAGGACGGACGACCCGCCCTCGTCAACTCCGAAGCGCGACGGCTTCTCGGCATCGAGGCCGACACGTCTCCCGACGAACTGCCCGCGTTCCTCACCGACGGCGACGAGGAGACGGACGTGACCTACGCCGAGCGGGGCCGGGTGCTGCTCGTGAGCCGGTCCCCGGTGTCCGGCCGCCGACGGTCCTCGGTCGTGACCATCCGTGACCGCACCGAACTCGAGGACGCGATGGGTGAGCTCGACTCGATGACGCGGTTCGCCGAGGCACTCCGGTCCCAGGCACACGAGGCCGCCAACCGGTTGCACACGATCGTCGCGCTCGTCGAGATGGGCCGGCCCGACGAGGCGGTCCGACTCGCGACCACCGAGTTCGAGCTGTCCCAACAGCTCATCGACCGGATGACCCAGGCGGTCGCCGAACCCGCACTGGTCGCCCTGCTGCTGGGCAAGACCGCGCAGGCCGCCGAGCGCGGCATCCCGCTGTCGCTGACCGAGGAGTCGCAGGTGAGCGACGCCGCCACCCGGGTGCTCACACCCGGCGAGATGATCACGGTCGTGGGCAACCTCATCGACAACGCACTGGACGCCTGCGACCCGGCCGATCCATGGGTCGAGGTGACCGTCGTCGGCGACGACCGCATGCTCGACATCGTGGTCGCCGACAGCGGAGCCGGCATGAACGCCGAACTGTTCGAGCGCGCGACCACCCGGGGTTATTCGACCAAGGCGGGCGGTGACGCCGCCGGCCGCGGGCTAGGCCTCGCGCTGGTCTCGCAGGTCGTCGCACGCCGGCACGGGACGATCAGCGCCGAGAACACCTACGGTTCGGTCATCTCGGTACACATGCGTGTCGACGAGCAGGCGGGCACACCGTGATCCGCGTCTTGATCGTCGAAGACGAACCGGTCATCGCCGAGGCGCACCGGGACTATCTCGTCCGGTTGGGCGGCTTCGAGGTCGTGGGTGCCGTGTCCACGGCGCAGGAGGCGCTGCGGATGGCCGCCGCCGGTTCGGTGGACCTGGTTCTGCTCGATCTGGGTCTGCCCGACGCCCGCGGGGTCGACCTCGCGTCTGCGCTGTCGGGTGTGCGTCCGGCCCCCGACGTCATCGCGATCACCGCTCAGCGTGATCTGGCGACCGTCCGCAGCGCGATGTCCCGCGGGGTGCTGCTCTACCTGCTGAAGCCGTTCACGTTCGCGGCGTTCCGCGAGAAGATCGAACAGTACCTGCGGTACCGCGAGGCGCTCACCGGCGATGCCGACGCGGTCAGTCAACGGGATGTGGACCGGGCGCTGGCCGAACTGCGGACGAGCGACACGCGACGCTCGGCGAAGAAGGGGGCCGCTCCGCAGACCGAGGACGCCGTGAGCCGCGCCGTCCGCGACAGTCCCGACGGGCTCACCGCATCGGAGGTGGCCCGCGCGCTCGGTTCCTCGCGGGTCACGGCGTGGCGATACCTGGAGCGTCTCGCCGACGACCGAGTCCTCGAACGCGACACCCAGTACGGCTCGGCGGGCAGGCCGCAGGTGCGCTATCGGTGGCGGCGGCGCTGACGACTTCGACGGTCAGCGGTAGGTGCGCACCAGGGGGCAGGTGAACGGATCGCGGTGGCCGAGACCCACCTGGTTCAGATAGCGGATGACGATGCCGTACGAGGCGACCAGGGAGGTCTCGGTGTAGGTCACGCCGTGCAGTGCGCAGTGGGCGCGCACCAGTGGCTGGACCTTTCGCAGGTTGGGTCGCGGCATGCTCGGGAACAGGTGGTGCTCGATCTGGTAATTGAGGCCGCCCATCATCACATCGGTGAACAGGCCGCCCCTGACATTGCGCGACATGAGCACCTGGCGACGCAGGAAGTCGACACGTAAGTCCTTGGGCACCAGCGGCATTCCCTTGTGGTTCGGCGCAAACGCGCCGCCGAGCAGCGTTCCGAAGACGCCGAGCGCGACAGCGATGAAGCACACCGCCTGAACCGGCGTCATCACGAGGAACGGCACCGCGAAACCGAGACCGAGGCGGAGTACGATGAGACCGATCTCCAGGGCGCGGTGGGGTATCGGCGTCCGCGCGGTCAGACCCTGGATGCTGGCGATGTGCAGGGACACTCCCTCCAGCGTCAGCAACGGGATGAAGAGCCAGCCCTGACGGCGTGCGAACCAGCGACGGAAACCGGTGCGGGCGGCCGCGTATTCGGGCACGAATGCGATGGGACCGTCCGCGATGTCGGGGTCGACGCCGATCTGATTGGGGGCCCGGTGATGCCGGTTGTGCTTGTTGCGCCACCAGTGCAGCGACAGGCCCGCTCCCGCGGCCGCGAGCAGTCGGGCCGCCCAGTCGTTCGCACGGGGAGAGGAGAACATCTGCCGGTGGGCTCCGTCATGGCCCAGGAACCCGAACTGGGCGCTGATCACCGCGGCCACGACCGCGAGCGCGAGTTGCCACCACGTCTCGCCGAGGACGACGACGAGCGCCCACACAGCCAGGAACGCGAGGACGGTGAGAGTGATCCGGTAGGCGTAGAAACCGCGCCGGCGGTCGAGGAGGCCGGACTCGCGGACCTCCGCGGCCAGATCCGTATAGGAACTCACGAATTTCGTGCTGCCGGCGGTGGAGGCGTCGGTGGGGGACATCGGGGGCCTCATGGCCTTCTGTCGGTGCCGATTACGCC
Protein-coding sequences here:
- a CDS encoding sensor histidine kinase, giving the protein MRWYPRTLAGQVAALALSVFAVVVVAESVLAAVDARIDGNRAARAEVTAVAVSLAESPSTVAALTSSDPSAILQPVTERVRAATGIAFITILAPDRTRYTHTDPTRIGEPYLGSIDAALRGQTVTENYTGTLGPSIRTIAPVRTTDGRVVGMVAAGITQSTLTSAWRGQLPLIALAAFAALATAVGGVWWIRRRLLRQTGGLAPAELRLMYDHHDAVLRSVREGLVVVEDGRPALVNSEARRLLGIEADTSPDELPAFLTDGDEETDVTYAERGRVLLVSRSPVSGRRRSSVVTIRDRTELEDAMGELDSMTRFAEALRSQAHEAANRLHTIVALVEMGRPDEAVRLATTEFELSQQLIDRMTQAVAEPALVALLLGKTAQAAERGIPLSLTEESQVSDAATRVLTPGEMITVVGNLIDNALDACDPADPWVEVTVVGDDRMLDIVVADSGAGMNAELFERATTRGYSTKAGGDAAGRGLGLALVSQVVARRHGTISAENTYGSVISVHMRVDEQAGTP
- a CDS encoding response regulator, with the translated sequence MIRVLIVEDEPVIAEAHRDYLVRLGGFEVVGAVSTAQEALRMAAAGSVDLVLLDLGLPDARGVDLASALSGVRPAPDVIAITAQRDLATVRSAMSRGVLLYLLKPFTFAAFREKIEQYLRYREALTGDADAVSQRDVDRALAELRTSDTRRSAKKGAAPQTEDAVSRAVRDSPDGLTASEVARALGSSRVTAWRYLERLADDRVLERDTQYGSAGRPQVRYRWRRR
- a CDS encoding fatty acid desaturase family protein — its product is MSPTDASTAGSTKFVSSYTDLAAEVRESGLLDRRRGFYAYRITLTVLAFLAVWALVVVLGETWWQLALAVVAAVISAQFGFLGHDGAHRQMFSSPRANDWAARLLAAAGAGLSLHWWRNKHNRHHRAPNQIGVDPDIADGPIAFVPEYAAARTGFRRWFARRQGWLFIPLLTLEGVSLHIASIQGLTARTPIPHRALEIGLIVLRLGLGFAVPFLVMTPVQAVCFIAVALGVFGTLLGGAFAPNHKGMPLVPKDLRVDFLRRQVLMSRNVRGGLFTDVMMGGLNYQIEHHLFPSMPRPNLRKVQPLVRAHCALHGVTYTETSLVASYGIVIRYLNQVGLGHRDPFTCPLVRTYR